ACTCCGCTAGAGTTGTCCATGCGCTGATATTCACATCTCAGTGCGTGAGATGCAAGCCTGAGCGCACGACGCGCCGGAATTCGCAGAAAAAAGGTGGAGAGACGATGAGTGGCACATTGGCCGAGAAGGTCTGGAATGCGCACGTCGTGCGCGAGGGCACCGACGGCGCCCCCGACCTGCTCTACATCGACCTCCACCTCGTCCACGAGGTCACCAGCCCGCAGGCGTTCGAGGGCCTGCGGCTCGCGGGCCGCCCGGTGCGGCGCCCGGACCTCACCATCGCCACCGAGGACCACAACACCCCCACGCTCGACATCGACCGCCCCATCGCGGACCTCACGAGCCGCACCCAGATCCAGACGCTGCGCAACAATGCCGCCGAGTTCGGGGTCCGACTCCATTCCCTGGGCGACGCCGACCAGGGAATCGTCCACGTCGTCGGCCCGCAGCTCGGGCTCACCATGCCGGGGCTGACCGTCGTGTGCGGGGACTCCCACACGTCCACCCACGGCGCGTTCGGCGCCCTGGCCTTCGGCATCGGGACGAGTGAGGTGGAGCACGTCCTCGCCACGCAGACGCTGCCGCTGGCCCCCTTCAAGACGATGGCGATCACCGTCAACGGCCGGCTGCGCGAGGGGACGACGGCGAAGGACATCATCCTCGCGGTCATCGCGAAGATCGGCACCGGCGGCGGCCAGGGCTACGTCCTGGAGTACCGGGGGGAGGCCATCCGCTCGCTATCCATGGAGGCGCGGATGACCATCTGCAACATGTCGATCGAGGCCGGCGCCCGCGCCGGCATGATCGCCCCCGACGAGACGACGTTCGCCTACCTCAAGGGCCGCCCGCACGCCCCCGAGGGCGCCGACTGGGACGCGGCCGTGGAGTACTGGCGCACGCTGCACTCGGACGACGACGCGGTCTTCGACACGGAGGTCGTCCTCGAC
The sequence above is a segment of the Georgenia faecalis genome. Coding sequences within it:
- the leuC gene encoding 3-isopropylmalate dehydratase large subunit codes for the protein MSGTLAEKVWNAHVVREGTDGAPDLLYIDLHLVHEVTSPQAFEGLRLAGRPVRRPDLTIATEDHNTPTLDIDRPIADLTSRTQIQTLRNNAAEFGVRLHSLGDADQGIVHVVGPQLGLTMPGLTVVCGDSHTSTHGAFGALAFGIGTSEVEHVLATQTLPLAPFKTMAITVNGRLREGTTAKDIILAVIAKIGTGGGQGYVLEYRGEAIRSLSMEARMTICNMSIEAGARAGMIAPDETTFAYLKGRPHAPEGADWDAAVEYWRTLHSDDDAVFDTEVVLDAADLEPFVTWGTNPGQGLPLSASVPDPEQIAEESERVAAERALEYMGLVPGTPLRDIPVDTVFIGSCTNGRIEDLRAVADIVKGRHKADGVRVLVVPGSARVRLQAEAEGLDDVFLDFGAEWRNAGCSMCLGMNPDQLKPGERAASTSNRNFEGRQGKGGRTHLVSPLVAAATAIRGTLSSPHDVEPARALANA